A part of Marinifilum sp. JC120 genomic DNA contains:
- a CDS encoding XRE family transcriptional regulator, which yields MSNEQAYKEIAPRLAGLRDAMDMSVEELAEKVGVTPERAAQYESGTVEIPVSYLMDVAHLCGVSLTVLISGSEAHLTNYALVRKGKGLNVDRREDYDYKNLASTFVGRRMEPFMVEVPSKEVSDMNFTTHRGQEFIYVLEGRLELRLDDSILELEEGDSLYFDSNTPHALRGLDGKSARMLDVIL from the coding sequence ATGAGTAACGAACAGGCTTATAAGGAAATTGCACCGAGGCTGGCGGGCCTGCGTGATGCAATGGACATGAGTGTTGAAGAACTGGCCGAGAAGGTAGGGGTTACCCCTGAGCGTGCCGCGCAGTACGAATCCGGTACTGTAGAGATCCCGGTCAGTTACCTGATGGATGTGGCTCACCTTTGCGGAGTCAGCCTGACTGTGCTGATTTCCGGCAGCGAGGCCCATTTGACCAACTACGCACTGGTGCGCAAGGGCAAAGGGCTTAATGTAGACCGCCGCGAGGACTACGATTACAAGAACCTTGCATCCACATTTGTGGGTCGCCGTATGGAACCTTTCATGGTTGAAGTTCCGTCCAAAGAGGTTTCCGATATGAATTTCACTACCCATCGCGGGCAGGAGTTCATTTACGTGCTCGAAGGACGCCTTGAGTTGAGACTCGACGATTCCATTCTCGAACTTGAAGAAGGCGATTCCCTTTACTTTGATTCCAATACTCCCCACGCCCTGCGAGGTCTTGACGGCAAATCCGCACGTATGCTGGACGTCATTCTCTAG
- a CDS encoding acyl-CoA synthetase has product MEKQKYGSYEEFCAEYKTEVPENYNFAFDCVDVIAADDPKRLAMIHIGPDGTRTEKDFDFFSKKSARLANALSKAGVEKGDRIMVILYRRIDWWVTMLACHKIGAVPVPSPNLLTVKDIEFRVNFAKIKGIIAEDSVADRAEEARKSCSSLQVMVQAGESELHDGWLDFETICDEVSDSFPRPSDCAGGDDSLLIFFSSGTTGQPKMVEHTHNYPLGHYVTGAYWHDLEPGDVHLTLADTGWGKAVWGKYYGQWMAGAVVFVWDFRGKFEPSELLRVLAENKVTTFCAPPTVYRFMIREDLSKYDLSALKHCTTAGELLNASVFEAWKEATGLPLYEGYGQTESVLQIATFPNMKPKPGSIGKPCPGWELALIDTEGNLCSPGEEGQICVKLDPRPVGLFTGYLDEPQKTENVMVDGYYQTGDKAWMDEDGYYWFLGRTDDLIKSSGYRIGPFEVESALITHDAIVEAAVTGVPCDVRGQAVKATVVLAPEYEAGDELTKELQNHVKKVTAPYKYPRVIDYVKELPKTISGKIKRAEIRAKDEADAKA; this is encoded by the coding sequence ATGGAAAAGCAGAAATACGGCTCTTACGAAGAGTTCTGTGCCGAATATAAGACCGAAGTTCCTGAAAATTACAATTTCGCCTTTGATTGCGTGGATGTGATCGCCGCAGATGACCCCAAGCGTCTGGCCATGATTCACATCGGACCGGACGGCACCCGCACTGAAAAAGATTTCGACTTTTTTTCCAAAAAGTCAGCACGCCTTGCCAATGCACTGAGTAAGGCCGGGGTAGAGAAGGGCGACCGGATTATGGTCATCCTTTACCGTCGCATTGATTGGTGGGTGACCATGCTGGCCTGCCACAAGATCGGAGCTGTACCTGTTCCTTCACCCAACCTGCTTACTGTGAAGGACATTGAGTTTCGGGTGAATTTTGCCAAGATCAAGGGCATCATTGCCGAGGATTCAGTGGCTGACCGTGCTGAAGAAGCACGCAAAAGCTGTTCTTCGCTTCAGGTGATGGTTCAGGCCGGAGAAAGCGAATTGCATGACGGTTGGCTTGATTTCGAAACCATCTGTGACGAAGTTTCCGATTCTTTCCCTCGCCCATCTGATTGCGCAGGTGGTGACGATTCTCTGCTCATCTTCTTTTCTTCCGGTACTACCGGACAGCCCAAGATGGTCGAGCACACTCATAACTATCCGCTGGGTCACTATGTGACCGGAGCTTACTGGCATGACCTTGAGCCCGGTGACGTTCATCTGACCCTTGCCGATACAGGCTGGGGTAAGGCTGTCTGGGGTAAGTATTACGGTCAGTGGATGGCTGGTGCTGTTGTTTTTGTCTGGGATTTCCGCGGCAAGTTCGAACCTTCCGAGCTGCTCAGGGTTTTGGCCGAGAACAAGGTTACCACCTTCTGCGCACCGCCTACAGTTTACCGTTTCATGATCCGCGAAGATCTTTCAAAGTACGACCTTTCCGCGCTCAAGCATTGCACCACCGCAGGTGAGTTGCTTAACGCTTCAGTGTTTGAAGCATGGAAGGAAGCCACCGGACTGCCTCTCTACGAAGGTTACGGTCAGACCGAATCTGTGCTTCAGATTGCAACTTTTCCCAACATGAAGCCCAAACCGGGCTCCATCGGCAAGCCCTGTCCGGGTTGGGAACTTGCCCTTATTGATACTGAAGGCAATCTTTGTTCCCCCGGTGAAGAAGGCCAAATCTGCGTTAAACTTGATCCCCGTCCCGTGGGTTTGTTTACTGGATATCTCGACGAACCGCAGAAGACTGAGAATGTCATGGTCGACGGTTACTACCAGACCGGGGACAAGGCTTGGATGGACGAGGACGGCTATTACTGGTTCCTCGGACGTACCGATGACTTGATCAAAAGTTCCGGTTACCGCATCGGACCCTTTGAGGTCGAATCCGCATTGATCACTCATGATGCAATTGTAGAAGCTGCCGTAACGGGTGTGCCCTGCGATGTGCGCGGTCAGGCTGTTAAGGCCACCGTCGTTCTTGCTCCTGAATATGAAGCTGGCGATGAGTTGACCAAGGAATTGCAGAATCACGTCAAGAAGGTCACCGCGCCTTACAAGTACCCGCGCGTCATCGATTACGTGAAAGAGCTGCCCAAGACCATCAGCGGCAAGATCAAGCGAGCCGAGATCCGTGCCAAGGATGAGGCTGACGCTAAGGCTTAA
- a CDS encoding methyltransferase domain-containing protein: MELIMVKTSSGLTVGRLAKKYGLSRSTLLYYDSIGLLAPSKHMKGEYRSYGEEEEKRLAQICHYRKAGIPLKEIKVILDSPVSGITGVLEARLKELNEEISSLHEQREFISGILKSSPDVQFAKMDKAAWTEVLRSSGFSEKDMEEWHKAFERTHPDRHQQFLEYLQIPDDEIRLIRKWSAGPQRIQKIQKASERYMELFFEFFSTLSRLGPGSSETTRRALSCVSGLADNAQVLDVGCGTGLQTLALCDGTDFAVTAVDNWQLALDKLTISAENAGFAQRITVQQGDMNELDYAPGSFDLIWSEGAIYLMGFENGISKWKEFLKPGGWIAVSEMTWTTEERPEEAAEFWNEGYPEMKSTAENIAILEQQGFEVVEHFVVPQADWWDVFYRDIAEAVPVFIEKHSGSAEAQAVVDSNEKEMEIMRKYHDYLGYVFYIARKK, from the coding sequence ATGGAGTTAATTATGGTTAAAACATCATCAGGTTTGACTGTGGGGCGGCTGGCCAAGAAGTACGGCCTTTCGCGTAGCACGCTGCTTTATTATGATTCAATCGGGCTGCTTGCTCCGTCCAAACATATGAAGGGTGAATATCGTTCATATGGCGAGGAAGAGGAAAAGCGGCTGGCCCAGATCTGCCATTACCGCAAGGCCGGGATACCGCTTAAGGAAATCAAGGTGATTCTTGATTCTCCGGTGAGCGGCATAACCGGGGTGCTGGAAGCGCGGCTCAAGGAGCTTAATGAGGAAATTTCCTCGCTCCATGAGCAGCGGGAGTTCATTTCCGGGATATTGAAAAGTTCCCCGGATGTGCAATTCGCAAAGATGGACAAGGCTGCGTGGACTGAAGTGCTGCGTTCTTCCGGGTTCAGTGAAAAGGATATGGAAGAATGGCACAAAGCCTTTGAGCGCACCCACCCGGACAGGCATCAGCAGTTTCTGGAATATTTGCAGATACCTGACGATGAAATACGCTTGATCCGCAAATGGTCGGCAGGACCACAACGGATACAGAAAATACAAAAAGCGAGTGAGAGATATATGGAATTATTTTTTGAATTTTTTTCGACACTTTCCAGACTGGGACCGGGCAGTAGTGAGACAACTAGACGGGCTTTGTCATGCGTGAGCGGATTAGCGGACAATGCGCAGGTGCTTGATGTGGGTTGTGGAACTGGTTTGCAGACCCTCGCCCTCTGTGACGGTACGGACTTCGCGGTGACAGCTGTGGATAATTGGCAGCTTGCGCTGGATAAGCTGACAATAAGTGCTGAAAATGCCGGGTTTGCGCAGCGCATTACAGTGCAGCAGGGTGATATGAATGAGCTGGACTATGCGCCCGGTTCTTTTGACCTGATCTGGAGCGAAGGCGCAATTTACCTGATGGGTTTTGAAAACGGAATTTCCAAATGGAAAGAATTCCTGAAGCCCGGTGGTTGGATAGCCGTTAGCGAAATGACTTGGACGACAGAAGAACGACCCGAAGAAGCCGCAGAGTTTTGGAATGAAGGTTACCCGGAAATGAAATCCACTGCCGAGAATATTGCCATTCTTGAGCAGCAGGGCTTTGAAGTTGTAGAGCATTTCGTCGTTCCGCAAGCGGATTGGTGGGATGTTTTCTATAGGGATATTGCCGAGGCTGTCCCCGTATTCATTGAAAAGCATAGTGGTTCTGCCGAAGCGCAGGCTGTTGTGGATAGCAATGAAAAGGAAATGGAAATTATGCGTAAGTACCATGATTACCTTGGATATGTTTTCTACATTGCCCGTAAGAAATAA